Proteins from a genomic interval of Gammaproteobacteria bacterium:
- the dxs gene encoding 1-deoxy-D-xylulose-5-phosphate synthase, translating into MSQDQILFPLLHGIDSPADLRQCKPEQLPQLADELRRFLIDSVGKTGGHLAAGLGTVELTIALHYVFNTPDDRLVWDVGHQSYPHKILTGRRDRMHSMRQKGGLVGFPTREESEYDTFGVGHSSTSISAALGMALAAKHAQVDRKVVAIIGDGAMTAGMAFEALNHAGVLDANVLVILNDNDMSISPNVGGLSNYLAKILSGRFYSTVKEGSKKVLGNMPSVWALARRAEEHVKGMVIPGTLFEELGFNYIGPVDGHDLETLVVTLQNLKSLKGPQFLHVVTKKGKGFAPAEDNPCTYHGVSSFDPQTGRMSASGSSQKTYTEIFGDWICDAAASEPDLVGITPAMREGSGLVTFSEQYPDRYFDVGIAEQHSVTIAAGMACDGLKPVVAIYSTFLQRAYDQLVHDVALQNLPVLFAIDRAGLVGPDGPTHAGSFDLSFLRCIPNMLIMAPADENECRQMLQTGYKHSGPAAVRYPRGTGPGAPVPRTLSTLPIGKAKLLRKGVKTAILAFGSMVEPALAVAEQLDATVVNMRFIKPLDNELILEMAQSHDHLVTVEENAISGGAGSGIAECLAQNGFAIPTLHLGIPDIFVEHGTRDECLSECGLDYSGIMAAIVSFLGQKETCQPAGNTLAF; encoded by the coding sequence ATGTCCCAAGATCAAATTTTGTTTCCGCTATTGCATGGCATCGATTCGCCCGCTGACCTGCGCCAGTGTAAACCTGAACAATTACCCCAACTGGCTGACGAATTACGTCGCTTTCTGATTGATTCGGTCGGTAAAACCGGCGGACATCTGGCAGCCGGTTTGGGTACAGTAGAGCTGACCATAGCATTACATTATGTGTTCAACACCCCCGATGACCGCCTGGTGTGGGACGTGGGGCATCAGAGTTATCCGCACAAAATACTGACCGGGCGCCGTGATCGCATGCACAGCATGCGTCAAAAAGGCGGCCTGGTGGGCTTCCCCACTCGAGAGGAAAGCGAATACGACACCTTTGGGGTGGGCCATTCCAGCACCTCTATAAGCGCGGCTCTAGGCATGGCCTTGGCGGCCAAACACGCGCAAGTGGACCGTAAAGTAGTCGCAATCATTGGCGATGGCGCTATGACAGCAGGTATGGCTTTTGAAGCCCTAAACCATGCCGGAGTGTTGGATGCCAATGTATTGGTAATATTGAACGACAACGATATGTCCATCTCCCCTAATGTAGGCGGGCTGTCCAACTACCTGGCTAAGATATTATCGGGACGGTTTTACTCCACGGTAAAAGAAGGCAGTAAAAAAGTACTGGGCAACATGCCCAGCGTATGGGCTTTGGCCCGGCGCGCAGAGGAACATGTTAAGGGCATGGTCATTCCCGGCACCCTGTTTGAAGAATTGGGCTTTAACTACATTGGCCCTGTTGATGGACACGACCTGGAAACCTTAGTGGTAACGCTGCAAAACCTCAAATCCCTCAAAGGCCCTCAGTTTCTGCACGTGGTAACCAAGAAAGGAAAGGGGTTTGCCCCTGCCGAGGATAATCCCTGCACCTATCACGGAGTGTCTTCCTTTGACCCCCAAACCGGACGCATGTCCGCCTCGGGAAGCAGTCAAAAAACCTACACCGAAATTTTTGGTGATTGGATTTGCGATGCTGCGGCTTCCGAACCCGATTTGGTAGGCATCACTCCGGCCATGCGTGAAGGCTCGGGCCTGGTGACTTTCTCAGAACAATACCCAGACCGTTATTTCGACGTCGGCATTGCGGAACAACACAGCGTTACCATTGCAGCCGGCATGGCCTGCGACGGCTTAAAACCGGTGGTCGCTATTTACTCCACTTTCTTGCAAAGAGCCTATGACCAACTAGTCCACGATGTCGCCCTACAAAACCTGCCGGTTTTATTCGCGATTGATCGCGCCGGCCTGGTGGGACCGGATGGCCCCACGCATGCAGGGAGTTTTGATTTGAGTTTCCTGCGCTGCATTCCCAATATGCTCATTATGGCACCGGCTGACGAAAACGAATGCCGCCAAATGCTGCAAACCGGATACAAACACAGCGGCCCCGCCGCTGTCCGCTACCCTCGCGGCACCGGACCGGGAGCACCCGTACCCCGCACCCTTAGTACCCTACCGATAGGCAAAGCCAAATTGCTCCGAAAAGGGGTAAAAACAGCCATCTTGGCCTTTGGCAGCATGGTGGAACCGGCTTTGGCAGTGGCGGAACAACTGGATGCCACGGTGGTGAATATGCGTTTTATCAAACCCTTAGACAACGAATTAATCTTGGAAATGGCCCAGTCTCATGACCATTTGGTGACTGTAGAAGAAAACGCCATCTCCGGGGGTGCCGGCAGTGGTATAGCCGAGTGTCTGGCGCAAAATGGCTTCGCTATTCCCACATTACACCTGGGGATTCCGGATATTTTTGTGGAACATGGCACCCGAGATGAGTGCTTAAGTGAGTGCGGCCTGGATTATTCTGGTATAATGGCTGCCATTGTTTCATTCCTGGGTCAAAAAGAGACTTGTCAACCAGCCGGTAATACCTTAGCATTTTAG
- the ispA gene encoding (2E,6E)-farnesyl diphosphate synthase, with the protein MSLQEFLQQHQQRVEQALERLLPGSDVAPQKLHQAMRYVTLGGGKRIRAILVYASGSIFNSRPEQLDAPACALELIHAYSLVHDDLPAMDDDDLRRGKPTCHIAYDEATALLVGDSLQTLAFDCLANDPFMPDNPSKRLQMIHTLAQASGSLGMAGGQAIDLDGVGKNLSLDQLKTMHSKKTGALIRASVVLGALTGDKCNNEQLQSLDRYAQYIGLAFQIQDDILDVESDTATLGKTQGADQAKNKPTYPAIMGLEQAKTMAQSLIDEALKNLEKFGTGADPLRGIAGYIVDRRH; encoded by the coding sequence GTGTCACTGCAAGAGTTTTTACAACAGCACCAACAAAGGGTGGAACAGGCCTTGGAGCGGCTCCTTCCCGGCAGTGACGTGGCACCACAAAAGCTGCACCAAGCCATGCGTTATGTCACCCTGGGTGGCGGCAAACGCATTCGCGCCATATTGGTCTATGCCTCCGGTAGTATATTCAATTCCAGGCCGGAACAATTGGACGCCCCCGCCTGTGCGCTGGAACTGATCCATGCTTACTCCCTGGTGCACGATGACTTACCGGCCATGGACGATGATGATTTGCGTCGGGGCAAACCCACCTGCCACATCGCCTATGATGAAGCCACTGCCCTATTAGTCGGCGACTCCCTGCAAACACTGGCTTTTGACTGCCTGGCCAATGACCCGTTTATGCCCGACAATCCGAGCAAACGCCTGCAAATGATTCACACGCTGGCGCAAGCCAGTGGCTCATTGGGCATGGCCGGTGGCCAAGCTATAGACCTGGACGGGGTGGGAAAAAACCTCAGTTTGGATCAACTAAAAACCATGCATTCCAAAAAAACCGGAGCCCTGATCCGTGCCAGTGTGGTACTGGGAGCTTTAACCGGTGACAAATGCAACAACGAACAATTACAATCCTTGGATCGCTACGCCCAATACATCGGCCTGGCGTTCCAAATTCAGGATGATATTTTGGATGTGGAATCGGACACCGCCACCTTAGGTAAAACCCAGGGGGCCGACCAAGCCAAAAACAAACCCACCTATCCAGCTATAATGGGCTTAGAGCAAGCAAAAACCATGGCGCAATCGCTCATTGATGAGGCGCTGAAAAATCTGGAAAAATTCGGAACTGGCGCCGATCCCTTGCGAGGGATCGCCGGATATATCGTGGACCGGCGCCACTAG
- a CDS encoding exodeoxyribonuclease VII small subunit, producing the protein MAAKKKTQKPGFEEAIEELETLVSAMEQGDISLEQSLEYFQRGVELTRSCQNALQEAEQKVKILTAKQPIEGEDFQEPEA; encoded by the coding sequence ATGGCAGCAAAGAAAAAAACCCAAAAACCCGGTTTTGAAGAAGCCATTGAAGAATTAGAGACATTGGTTTCAGCCATGGAGCAAGGGGATATTTCCCTGGAACAATCCCTGGAATATTTTCAACGAGGCGTGGAACTAACCAGATCTTGTCAAAACGCACTGCAGGAAGCTGAGCAAAAAGTGAAAATTCTCACCGCCAAGCAACCCATTGAAGGGGAAGACTTCCAGGAACCGGAAGCATAA
- a CDS encoding rubrerythrin family protein, with the protein MELKGSKTEQNLKDAFAGESQANRRYLYFAAKADVEGYNDVASVFRSTAEGETGHAHGHLEYLESVGDPATGLPIGKTEDNLKAAVAGETHEYTDMYPGMAKMAREEGFDEIADWFETLAKAERSHANRFQKELDNIKD; encoded by the coding sequence ATGGAATTGAAGGGCAGTAAAACAGAACAGAATTTAAAAGATGCATTTGCAGGTGAGTCTCAGGCAAATCGTCGCTACCTTTACTTTGCCGCCAAAGCGGATGTGGAAGGCTACAATGATGTTGCCAGTGTGTTCCGTTCCACTGCTGAAGGGGAAACAGGGCATGCTCACGGACATTTGGAATATTTGGAAAGTGTTGGCGATCCAGCCACCGGATTACCCATTGGTAAAACCGAAGACAACCTTAAAGCCGCGGTAGCCGGTGAAACCCACGAGTACACAGATATGTATCCGGGGATGGCAAAGATGGCGCGGGAAGAAGGTTTTGATGAAATCGCTGACTGGTTTGAAACTCTAGCCAAAGCCGAGCGTTCTCACGCCAATCGGTTTCAAAAAGAGCTGGATAATATTAAAGACTAA
- a CDS encoding heterodisulfide reductase-related iron-sulfur binding cluster has product MREGSLEAPIRHPIPWHTSEYYDEGALFKELERVYDICHGCRRCFNLCHAFPTLFDLVDESESMEVDGVDKQDFWKVVDHCYLCDMCYMSKCPYVPPHEWNLDFPHLMLRAKAVRYKAKGVSFRDRMLAATDRMGRLLSNPVLAPLVNLANKIPFMRSLTQALLGVHVGAVLPPYASKRFSTMAKTLRTRVEQQAAEVQRKVVLFTTCYANYNKPELAQDLVRVFKHNDVAVTVEYEQCCGMPSLELGDLAAVQKAKDANLKKLLLWVEQGWDIVAPVPSCVLMFKQELPLMFPEDADLAIVSRAVYDPFEYLMRLHGDNQLKTDFKKKLGKIAYHSACHLRVQNMGWKTKQVLELVQGTHVELIERCSGHDGTYAVKVEFHKTSKKLCKPVVNKVKGLKPDFYSSDCPMAGDHISNGLDNGSKAAHPLTLLRRAYGMKSSDPI; this is encoded by the coding sequence ATGCGCGAAGGAAGCCTGGAAGCCCCAATCCGACATCCTATCCCCTGGCATACATCGGAATATTACGACGAAGGCGCACTGTTCAAGGAGCTGGAGCGGGTGTACGACATCTGTCACGGCTGTCGTCGTTGTTTCAATCTTTGTCATGCCTTCCCCACCTTATTTGATTTGGTGGATGAATCCGAGTCCATGGAAGTCGACGGCGTGGACAAGCAAGATTTTTGGAAAGTGGTGGATCATTGTTACCTGTGTGACATGTGTTATATGAGCAAATGCCCTTATGTTCCACCGCACGAATGGAATCTTGATTTTCCCCATTTAATGCTGCGTGCCAAGGCCGTACGCTATAAAGCCAAAGGTGTATCCTTCCGTGACCGCATGCTGGCGGCTACTGACCGTATGGGGCGCTTGCTGTCCAATCCGGTGTTGGCGCCTTTAGTTAACTTGGCGAACAAAATCCCGTTTATGCGTTCTTTGACTCAGGCGTTGCTGGGGGTCCATGTGGGTGCTGTTTTGCCCCCTTATGCCTCCAAACGTTTTTCCACAATGGCCAAAACCCTTCGAACGCGAGTCGAGCAGCAAGCTGCGGAGGTGCAGCGCAAAGTCGTTTTGTTTACCACCTGCTATGCCAATTACAACAAGCCGGAATTGGCGCAGGATTTGGTGCGGGTATTTAAACACAACGATGTTGCTGTTACTGTAGAGTATGAGCAATGTTGTGGTATGCCCAGTCTGGAGTTGGGTGACTTGGCGGCTGTACAAAAGGCTAAAGACGCCAATTTAAAGAAGTTGCTGCTATGGGTGGAGCAAGGTTGGGATATTGTGGCTCCCGTTCCCTCATGTGTTTTGATGTTCAAGCAGGAACTGCCGCTGATGTTTCCCGAAGATGCTGATTTGGCCATAGTGAGTCGGGCGGTATACGATCCCTTTGAATATTTAATGCGCTTACATGGCGACAATCAGTTGAAAACCGATTTCAAGAAAAAATTGGGTAAAATTGCTTACCATAGCGCCTGTCATTTGCGGGTGCAGAACATGGGCTGGAAGACCAAACAAGTGTTGGAGTTAGTGCAAGGCACTCACGTTGAATTGATAGAGCGTTGCTCCGGCCATGACGGTACGTATGCTGTTAAAGTGGAGTTTCATAAAACATCCAAAAAGCTGTGTAAACCGGTGGTGAATAAAGTCAAAGGCTTGAAACCGGATTTCTATAGCAGTGATTGTCCCATGGCGGGAGATCACATCAGTAACGGGTTGGACAATGGGAGCAAAGCAGCTCACCCCTTGACATTATTGCGTCGAGCGTATGGAATGAAATCAAGCGACCCTATTTAA
- a CDS encoding DUF3501 family protein has product MEKLTRASLLSLEEYAQQRSVFRQKVIDHKKNRQVPLGPHLTLYFEDQLTMQYQVQEMLRVERIFEAEGIAEELDVYNPLIPDGSNWKATMMLEYADVSQRQAALAQLVGVEEKVWVQVHGYDKVYALADEDLERSDANKTSAVHFMRFELTASMCAAAKQGAGLTMGVEHPDYTHTLNAVPENIAKSLVSDLD; this is encoded by the coding sequence ATGGAAAAATTGACCCGAGCTTCCTTGCTGTCACTGGAAGAATACGCGCAACAGCGCAGTGTTTTTCGACAAAAGGTGATAGACCACAAAAAAAATCGTCAAGTCCCGCTAGGCCCCCATTTGACACTGTATTTTGAAGACCAATTGACTATGCAGTACCAAGTTCAGGAAATGTTGCGAGTGGAACGCATTTTCGAGGCTGAGGGTATTGCTGAGGAGTTGGATGTGTACAACCCTTTGATCCCTGATGGAAGCAATTGGAAAGCGACGATGATGTTGGAATACGCGGATGTTTCCCAGCGTCAGGCGGCTTTGGCACAGTTGGTGGGTGTTGAGGAAAAAGTTTGGGTTCAAGTCCATGGCTACGACAAAGTGTATGCGCTGGCCGATGAGGACCTGGAGCGTAGTGATGCCAATAAAACCTCGGCGGTACACTTTATGCGCTTTGAATTGACAGCGTCCATGTGTGCGGCTGCGAAGCAAGGCGCTGGTCTGACCATGGGGGTGGAGCATCCCGATTACACGCATACACTGAATGCGGTGCCTGAAAATATAGCAAAATCCCTGGTTTCCGACCTGGATTGA
- the parE gene encoding DNA topoisomerase IV subunit B, which yields MSKYDASSIEVLSGLEPVRKRPGMYTQTDRPNHLAQEVIDNSVDEAIAGFAKKIEVILHKDGSLSVSDDGRGMPVDIHPEEGISGVELIFTRLHAGGKFSNKNYQFSGGLHGVGVSVVNALSKQLDVWVRRNGKEYNMAFANGDKKSELEVVGSVGKRTTGTTVRFWPNTKYFDSPKFSIPRLKHILRAKAVLCSGLTMTFTDEKTQEEQQWYYEDGLSSYLLDELKGFEVLPDEPFIGSMAGNTEAVDWAVLWLPEGGEAVTEGYVNLIPTAQGGTHVNGLRSGLTDAVREFCEIRNLLPRGIKITPDDVWEKVSFVLSVKLEDPQFSGQTKERLSSRECAPFVSGVTKDAFSLWLNQHVELGERIAELAISSAQSRQRAGKKVARKKITQGPALPGKLADCTTQDPERGELFLVEGDSAGGSAKQARDKEFQAIMPLRGKILNTWEVDPAQVLGSQEVHDIAVAIGVDPGSNDLSGLRYSKVCVLADADSDGAHIATLLCALFLRHFRDLVDNGHVYIAMPPLYRIDVGKEVFYALDEAEKQGVLDRIAAENKRGKVNVQRFKGLGEMNPLQLRETTLAPDTRRLVQLVVSKGDNTNQIVDMLLAKKRAADRKKWLEQKGDRAEV from the coding sequence ATGAGTAAATACGATGCATCTTCCATAGAGGTACTCAGTGGTCTGGAACCCGTGCGCAAGCGCCCGGGGATGTACACCCAGACAGATCGCCCCAACCATCTGGCGCAAGAGGTCATTGATAACAGTGTCGATGAGGCCATAGCGGGGTTCGCTAAAAAAATAGAAGTGATTTTGCACAAGGACGGTTCCCTCTCAGTCAGTGATGATGGCCGTGGTATGCCGGTGGATATTCACCCGGAAGAGGGGATCAGCGGTGTGGAGCTGATTTTTACCCGACTGCATGCCGGGGGTAAGTTTTCCAACAAAAACTACCAGTTCTCCGGTGGTTTACACGGTGTGGGTGTTTCGGTTGTCAACGCCTTATCCAAGCAGCTGGATGTTTGGGTCAGGCGTAATGGCAAGGAATACAATATGGCTTTTGCCAACGGCGATAAAAAGTCTGAGTTGGAAGTGGTCGGTAGTGTAGGTAAGCGTACCACCGGCACGACCGTGCGTTTCTGGCCCAACACCAAATATTTTGACAGTCCCAAGTTTTCCATTCCCCGATTAAAACATATATTACGTGCCAAAGCGGTGTTGTGCTCCGGTTTAACCATGACGTTTACCGATGAGAAAACTCAAGAAGAACAACAGTGGTACTATGAAGATGGCTTGTCCAGTTATCTTCTGGACGAACTAAAAGGATTTGAGGTTTTACCGGACGAGCCTTTCATAGGTTCCATGGCAGGCAACACCGAAGCGGTGGACTGGGCCGTGCTGTGGTTGCCGGAAGGCGGCGAAGCAGTAACCGAAGGTTATGTGAACCTCATTCCCACCGCACAGGGAGGGACGCACGTTAATGGATTGCGTTCCGGATTGACGGATGCCGTGCGGGAGTTTTGCGAGATAAGAAACTTATTACCACGAGGTATAAAAATCACCCCGGATGATGTTTGGGAGAAAGTCAGTTTTGTGTTATCCGTAAAACTGGAAGATCCACAGTTTTCAGGGCAAACCAAAGAACGCCTGTCCTCACGTGAATGTGCACCGTTTGTATCCGGCGTGACTAAGGATGCTTTTTCATTGTGGTTAAACCAGCATGTGGAATTAGGCGAACGAATCGCCGAACTTGCTATTAGCAGCGCCCAAAGTCGTCAACGTGCCGGAAAAAAAGTAGCACGGAAAAAAATCACGCAAGGGCCGGCACTGCCAGGTAAGTTGGCTGACTGTACAACCCAAGATCCGGAGCGCGGTGAATTGTTCCTGGTGGAAGGGGATTCCGCAGGAGGTTCCGCCAAGCAGGCGCGGGACAAAGAATTTCAGGCCATTATGCCTCTTCGCGGTAAGATTTTAAATACCTGGGAAGTGGATCCGGCGCAGGTGCTGGGATCCCAAGAGGTGCACGATATTGCGGTGGCTATCGGGGTTGATCCCGGCTCTAACGATTTGAGCGGCTTGCGTTACAGTAAGGTGTGTGTCCTGGCGGATGCGGATTCGGATGGTGCTCATATCGCCACTTTGCTTTGTGCCTTGTTTTTAAGACACTTCCGTGATTTGGTGGATAACGGCCATGTTTATATAGCCATGCCACCTTTGTATCGTATAGATGTGGGTAAAGAGGTGTTTTACGCTTTGGACGAGGCGGAAAAACAAGGGGTGTTGGATCGTATTGCCGCTGAAAACAAACGTGGCAAAGTCAATGTACAGCGTTTCAAAGGTTTGGGTGAGATGAATCCTCTGCAATTGAGGGAAACCACTTTAGCACCGGACACACGGCGTTTGGTGCAGTTGGTGGTCAGCAAAGGCGATAACACTAACCAAATAGTGGATATGCTTCTGGCAAAAAAACGAGCAGCCGATCGGAAAAAATGGCTGGAACAAAAAGGCGACAGGGCTGAGGTATAA
- the parC gene encoding DNA topoisomerase IV subunit A, which translates to MSETINYEGIEQLPLKEFTENAYLNYSMYVILDRALPYIGDGLKPVQRRIIYAMSELGLSSSAKYKKSARTVGDVLGKFHPHGDSACYEAMVLMAQSFSYRYPLIDGQGNFGAPDDPKSFAAMRYTESRLSKFAQVLLSEIGLGTVDWVPNFDGTLREPSILPARLPHVLLNGTTGIAVGMATDIPPHNVKEVTSACIRLLEQPKATVAELCEHIKGPDYPTGAEIITPPEDLLAMYETGNGSVRMRAKWEREGSDIVITDLPHQVSGSRLLEQLAAQMQAKKLPMIEDLRDESDHENPTRLVIVPRSNRVDAQQLMSHLFATTDLEKNYRVNINVIGLNGRPQVKDLRTLLKEWLEYRTDTVRRRLQFRLDKVIARLHILEGLLIAFLNIDEVIHIIRTEDNPKPVLMKRFKISDEQAEAILELKLRHLAKLEEMKIRGEQDELSEERDYLEKTLGSAQRLKTLIRNELMADAEAYGDDRRSPIVAREAAQAIDQTSLISAESITVVMSKNGWVRAAKGHEVDATSLNYKSGDQFMAAARGRSNQSVIFMDSTGRTYAIAAHTLPSARGQGEPLTGRVNPPAGASFVAAMMATPDNKYLLASDAGFGFICNIEDLGTKNKAGKASLNVPKGSRALAAQLITSLETDRVAAVTNLGKMLIIPVSELPALAKGKGIKIINIPSAKSSSREEYVVAAVVLPQGATLTIHAGKRHTTIKEEDLAHYVGERAQRGHKLPRGLQKVDFVTVNLPQE; encoded by the coding sequence ATGAGCGAAACTATTAACTATGAAGGTATAGAACAGCTTCCCTTAAAAGAATTTACAGAAAATGCGTATTTGAACTACTCCATGTACGTTATTCTGGATCGGGCCCTGCCTTACATCGGCGATGGTCTCAAACCGGTGCAGCGACGTATTATATACGCAATGTCGGAGTTGGGCTTGTCCTCATCGGCCAAATACAAAAAATCTGCCCGCACTGTCGGGGACGTCTTGGGTAAGTTTCATCCTCATGGGGATTCCGCCTGTTACGAAGCCATGGTGCTCATGGCTCAGTCTTTTTCCTATCGCTATCCGCTGATTGACGGTCAGGGTAATTTTGGTGCTCCGGATGACCCCAAGTCCTTTGCGGCGATGCGTTATACCGAATCGCGGTTGTCCAAATTTGCGCAGGTGTTGTTGTCTGAGATCGGGCTTGGAACTGTGGACTGGGTGCCAAACTTTGACGGCACTTTGCGTGAACCGTCTATTTTACCGGCACGGTTACCCCACGTACTGCTCAATGGTACCACCGGCATTGCTGTGGGTATGGCCACCGATATTCCTCCGCATAATGTAAAGGAAGTGACATCGGCCTGTATTCGGTTGTTGGAGCAACCCAAAGCCACAGTGGCAGAGTTATGTGAACACATTAAAGGCCCGGATTACCCTACGGGTGCGGAAATTATTACTCCGCCGGAGGACCTGTTAGCCATGTACGAGACCGGCAACGGCAGTGTACGGATGCGGGCAAAATGGGAAAGGGAAGGGAGTGATATTGTCATTACGGATTTACCACATCAGGTTTCCGGGTCACGTCTGCTGGAGCAATTAGCAGCACAAATGCAAGCGAAGAAGCTGCCTATGATCGAAGACTTGCGTGACGAGTCGGATCATGAAAATCCAACACGATTGGTTATTGTGCCTCGCTCTAATCGAGTTGATGCACAACAACTCATGTCGCACTTATTTGCCACTACCGATTTAGAGAAAAACTATCGCGTTAATATTAATGTGATTGGCCTGAATGGCAGACCGCAAGTGAAAGACTTGCGAACTCTGTTAAAGGAGTGGTTGGAGTATCGAACCGATACGGTTAGGCGTCGCTTGCAGTTTCGGTTGGATAAAGTTATTGCCAGGCTGCACATATTGGAAGGTTTGTTAATAGCGTTTCTTAATATTGATGAAGTTATTCATATTATTCGCACCGAAGATAACCCCAAACCGGTGCTGATGAAACGCTTTAAGATCAGTGATGAACAGGCCGAAGCTATTCTGGAACTAAAATTACGTCACCTGGCGAAGCTGGAGGAGATGAAAATTCGTGGTGAACAGGATGAGCTGAGTGAGGAACGTGATTATCTTGAAAAAACACTGGGTTCCGCACAACGATTGAAGACGTTAATTCGCAATGAGCTTATGGCCGATGCCGAGGCGTATGGGGATGATCGCCGCTCGCCCATCGTGGCCCGGGAAGCCGCTCAGGCGATAGATCAGACCAGTTTGATCAGCGCAGAATCCATTACCGTTGTAATGTCTAAAAACGGATGGGTGCGAGCGGCCAAGGGACATGAAGTGGACGCCACATCGTTAAACTACAAGTCCGGTGATCAGTTTATGGCCGCGGCGCGGGGACGTAGCAACCAGTCGGTCATTTTTATGGACAGCACCGGGCGAACCTATGCCATTGCGGCCCATACCCTGCCATCAGCGCGAGGCCAGGGTGAGCCTTTAACCGGTCGGGTGAACCCTCCTGCGGGTGCGTCCTTTGTAGCGGCCATGATGGCCACTCCCGACAACAAATACTTGCTGGCCAGTGATGCCGGTTTTGGGTTTATCTGTAACATAGAAGATCTGGGTACCAAGAACAAAGCCGGCAAAGCCTCTCTCAATGTACCGAAGGGTTCACGCGCATTGGCTGCGCAATTGATTACCTCTTTGGAAACCGACCGGGTAGCGGCGGTAACGAATTTGGGTAAAATGCTGATTATTCCTGTCTCCGAATTGCCTGCGTTAGCCAAAGGTAAGGGGATTAAAATCATTAATATACCCTCGGCAAAGAGCAGCAGTCGGGAAGAGTACGTGGTTGCTGCCGTAGTGTTACCGCAGGGGGCTACCTTAACGATTCACGCCGGCAAGCGCCACACTACCATCAAGGAAGAAGACCTGGCCCATTATGTGGGCGAGCGGGCTCAACGTGGTCATAAACTGCCTCGGGGTTTACAGAAAGTGGATTTCGTTACGGTCAATTTACCGCAGGAATAA